A single region of the Silene latifolia isolate original U9 population chromosome 8, ASM4854445v1, whole genome shotgun sequence genome encodes:
- the LOC141595546 gene encoding uncharacterized protein LOC141595546 gives MDDTKNSDLGRIRDSYPFFLVGNAGDCKQLWVKVDAGWHRNYETALGWVAYDENGCRIFEGGLKIKAESALQAEAMGIQKVLIWACERDILHLDLSSDYLQLVTQLAGLARPNHLIGGLMEDIFRIGARFHCLCFSYLPRKLNKIAHSLACEAMRL, from the coding sequence ATGGATGATACAAAAAATAGTGATCTTGGTAGGATCCGGGATAGTTACCCTTTTTTTCTTGTAGGTAATGCTGGGGATTGTAAGCAACTATGGGTAAAAGTGGATGCGGGCTGGCATAGGAATTATGAAACGGCGTTAGGGTGGGTGGCTTACGATGAAAATGGATGTAGAATCTTCGAAGGAGGATTGAAAATTAAAGCGGAATCTGCCCTTCAAGCTGAGGCTATGGGGATTCAGAAAGTTCTTATATGGGCATGTGAACGTGATATATTACATCTGGATTTATCCTCGGATTATCTGCAATTGGTAACTCAACTTGCAGGTTTAGCAAGACCTAACCATCTAATAGGAGGTTTAATGGAAGATATTTTCCGAATCGGAGCAAGGTTTCATTGCCTGTGTTTTAGTTACTTACCTAGAAAGCTTAATAAGATAGCTCATAGCCTCGCTTGTGAGGCTATGAGATTGTAG